cgcATGGGGATCACTGGACCTAGAGACTAGGGAGCCGGTTGTTGGTGGGCAAATCGGAACAGCAGCACAAAGACTTTTTGATATTATATATGCTTCTGCCAGTGGTGCCTTTGTGCCCAaccgagagaaggatgagctgacgtacGCCCTCCAGACTCTTGAACACCCTGGGCGAACGTGAGGTAAAGGGTTGATTTCATAGCGGCATGGCTTCCCTGAGGACACcgctacctacagaagccgccagcgAAGGAAGGACGAGGAGTAGATCGGGTCCATAGGTTCAAGGAGGCGGTGCTTCGAACGTAGGAACGAGAACCAAACATGGAGGTGAGAATGCAATAGGAAATCAGACGGCAAGTGGCACTATAGTTGAGTAGCCAAAGGCAGTCAACATTAGAGCATGAAGTCAACGTTAGCCCCCCTCAGCTAAGAAGCAGCTGCACTTCCACTGAGCTCCCAAATCACACTACAAGAAATGTGCTGGTTTATGACGTTTATAACATGACATCAGGTCAAAAAGTCACTAAATCAACTAGTTTATGACGATTTTTCTAGAGGCATCCAAACTTAGTGACATAAGTAAATATGTCACAAAAAAATGCCTTAAAGCTAGTCCAATTGTATATAATGACAATATTTGCCATGTCATAAAGAACAATTTGCAAGGATGGTATATCACAAATTATTTTATTGATTTTACTAACATTATTATAAGGTGGCATGCGGGTCCAACTACCAAGATAGGTCTAGTAACACCGTAGGTGTTGATCAATGTCATTAATCCTGTCCATAATCGTATATCATTCTAGTAACCGGCAagttgaagaaaatcaagatgTATATAAAATATAGAAATATTATTTATTGTTAATTATTTCAAATAGTAGATAAAAGTATACACCTGTACGCATTTATGAATAACAATAAATAGATGTTAGAATATATATGTGTGGCTGAGTTAGGTACTAAAATAACAATTAAAGAAAAATATATTTCACTACTGGAAACTGGAATTGTCCTGTGGGGGATGAATTTTTGTGTGGGTTTTTGGCCACCAACCGGGAAATTCATGATTAACATGTCGGTTCTGAAAATACCGACATAAAAATACAAATACACACAGGGAAATGTCATGTTTTCTCTATGTGTGAAAATACACATAGGGTAATTAGAATTACCCTGTCGGTTTTGTTACAACTCACATCACATGAAAATATTAATTATTCTTTAGATTAAGACTTTATACACAGAGAAATTTTGCCAATACACAGGGAAATTGAATTGTGCGCAATGGATTTGGCGTTCACGCGTTAACATTGATGTTGGTGCCTTCTGGTGAATAGAAAtagaaaatacaaaaaaaaactaaatctAAACCCCCCTGTAGCCCCAGCCCCACTGCCTACCTTCCCTTAGGTCCTGTGAGCGCGACCGTGACTCCCCATACTCTCCGTGACCACGACTCCAGGTCCCGTGATGCGCTCCACCGCCGGCCGGCGCCTCCAGATCAGTCGCTGGCCGCCTCCCCCAGGTCCGGCGCCCCAGATCCTCCGCCGGCCGCTGCCCCTAGGTCCGGCACCCCCAGATCTGCGGCCGCCTGCCGCCCCTAGGACCGGCGCCCCACAGGCTCGCCGTCGACCGCGGGCTCTCTAGGGCGCGACCCTAGGCCTGCCTCTGGCCGCCGTCTCCCGATACATGGGCGTGATCATCCAGTCATGCGGACGCAGCCCTCACGGCGTGCCGCCCCGTCACAGGCGCGGCCCCACCTGGACCATGGCGGATCTGCATCCCCTCGACCCCTCCTCATCCCAGCATTCGGATCTGCAGCTCCGAGTGCAACCACGCCGGGGCATGGAGGCAGCAGTGCCACTTCCAGTGGCCAAGGTCAGCCCTCTTCCTACAGCAGCTGTGAGATTGTGTAGTTTGGGTGCTATTTATGCATTTGTGTCGGCACTAAAGGAACCTGGTGAATTTGTTGTCTTTAggatattgtggttgaggtgggCAGAGCAGTGGTGCAATGGGCATCTAGTAGCAAGGTGGCTCAAGTCGTTAGCTGGGTTGAGGAAggtggagcagcagcagcagcatcaaaAGGAGGATGCAGATGTTGGATGATGGTACGGCCTGGCTTTCTTCTGTTGCATTCATGTTAGTGATCCATCCTCTTAATGAACATCTCAACTTGCTCTCTTTGTTGCATGTGTGGCATTTGACAAATTTGTACTATCCTATTTTGAGTAGCGACTAGTACAGATTTTTTGACCAAATATCAACATTACTATCCTATATTCTTTACTGACTAGTACATATTTTTTGACATGGTGATCCACTTGTTTAAAACATGTTTATCTATTGGTGATCCATGATCTATTTGTTGTCCTGCCCTGTGATATAGCTGTGTTGGCTGCTAGCTGCTCAATTTGCTTGGAGAAAAAAGATAATAGAGAAATAAAATTTGAAGGGTTAGATATATAACAAGACCTCTGGGCAAGAATAGCCTAGAGGAAACAGATATATTGCATCATGTGCTGCTCTAAATTTTTTGCCTTTTGAGTTTCTGGTTATGCTAATTTGCAATAATAAATTGGAGCAGACACCGTTAACTAAGATTGCTTATTCAGAGGTTCCTGCTGCAGTAAGTTTGTCAGGTTGAGAAAATTTCAAGCAAAATTTCAATGGCTTATGGAGTTTATTTTAAGCTTTATGGTATGCTTGAAATTGTAGGTGTAGCACAACAGCACTGTCCTACTACTTTAAAAAGAGTACATTATGATGGCTTGAAATTGTAGGTGTAGCATAGCAGCTTTGAATGAGCCATATCCCTCTTTCTAACTAACATGCTGCCATCCATTTGTACACTTGGGTCTCAGACTGGGCAATCGGTTTAAACTAAGTATTCGGTTTGGTTTGATCGGTTTCTCTAGAATTCGGTTTCCAGAGATGGAGAACC
The sequence above is drawn from the Miscanthus floridulus cultivar M001 chromosome 15, ASM1932011v1, whole genome shotgun sequence genome and encodes:
- the LOC136509644 gene encoding uncharacterized protein — protein: MGVIIQSCGRSPHGVPPRHRRGPTWTMADLHPLDPSSSQHSDLQLRVQPRRGMEAAVPLPVAKDIVVEVGRAVVQWASSSKVAQVVSWVEEGGAAAAASKGGCRCWMMVHDSAAATRAHLYLR